Proteins found in one Rhodobacter capsulatus SB 1003 genomic segment:
- a CDS encoding DUF192 domain-containing protein: protein MSAGDRGAARPDGGADHKLGSGAARALRRGLGLTALALWAGAASGADCDRPGLAAALQEQGPAVLCIAGAKGPVRLSVEIADTEAERERGLMGRRDLPPGTGMIFIYPTPRRVAFWMHDTPLPLDMLFIEAGGGIETLHENARPFDDTPIWSAGPVRYVLEIAGGQAAALGLRPGQRVLPLD from the coding sequence ATGTCTGCGGGTGATCGAGGGGCGGCGCGGCCGGATGGCGGCGCAGATCACAAGCTGGGAAGCGGCGCTGCGCGCGCGCTGAGGCGCGGGCTCGGGCTGACGGCGCTGGCGCTTTGGGCCGGGGCGGCTTCGGGCGCCGACTGCGACCGGCCGGGGCTGGCGGCGGCGCTGCAGGAACAGGGCCCGGCGGTCCTGTGCATCGCGGGCGCAAAGGGGCCGGTGCGGCTCAGCGTCGAGATTGCCGATACCGAGGCCGAACGCGAACGCGGCCTGATGGGGCGGCGGGACCTGCCGCCCGGCACCGGGATGATTTTCATCTATCCGACGCCGCGGCGGGTGGCCTTCTGGATGCATGACACGCCGCTGCCGCTGGACATGCTGTTCATCGAGGCCGGGGGCGGGATCGAGACCTTGCACGAAAACGCCCGGCCCTTTGACGACACGCCGATCTGGTCGGCCGGTCCGGTGCGCTATGTGCTCGAGATCGCGGGCGGGCAGGCGGCGGCGCTGGGTCTGCGGCCCGGCCAGCGCGTTCTGCCGCTCGACTAG